DNA sequence from the Drosophila sechellia strain sech25 chromosome 3L, ASM438219v1, whole genome shotgun sequence genome:
CCCGCTGCAACATGTATTCCCATGCTCTGGTGGCCTACGTAACCGAGTTGAAGAACTTTGCCCAGAAGGCCGCCTCCACATTCCAGACCATATCCAAGGCCTTGATTATAAAGCCCAAGTACGACTTCTGTGTGCTAAAGGAACTGTCTCAAAATGAAGGACCCACAGAGGAAGTGCCGCCAATCGAAGCCGTGGATAAGGACCAGTCGTTATTCTTTGCTGTAACTTCATATCCCAGAGCTCTAATTCAAGAACTTTTTCTAAAAATTCGTTTCCTTACAGAACGAGTACCAGGACAAGCTGGAAACCCAGCCGGAAACCAAGGAGTCCAATGAGGACAAAACAAGTGCACCTCCCACTGCCTGCGGCGACAATGAATCCTTGCTTATTGAGCTTTCTAAGCAGCTGGAGGACAGTCCGCTTATAGATGCGCCGCTGGATGAAGATATACCTGCCCAAAATAGCAGTAACAAGCTATGGTCCCGCTTGTTTAGCCAGCAGAATCAGCAACCCATACCGAGCCAAGTAGCCAAGGACTCCAAGGCAAGTGGAGGTGGCGCCACCCCGGTTCCCAGCAAATCGCAGTCCACCAACAATCCCTGGCTGGATCTCTTCGCCGACTTGGATCCCTTAGCCAATCCGCAAGCCTTCGATTTGAAACTGAGCGGCGGACGCAGTGTGGCCGAGCAGACCTGAGCAGATTACCCTCCCGTACAGATTATATTTATTGATCTGTGTATACCTGTGGAAACTAGATAGTCAAAATGGAGAAACTTTGGATGTAACTTTTCGCTAAACGTTCAAAAactttttatgttttatttaaataaaatttatatggGACACAGCAGCTAGAAGTGGATGAGGCGGACGAGTGGCAGGGAAAGTGGGGCAGGAGCCGCACTCATTTGACCGCCGCCTGTGCCTCTTTCTTGGAGTTAACCAGCTCGACCAGCTCCTTAACGCGACGCAAGCAGTCCTTTTTACTGCGATTCGGTATGCAGGCGGCGATGCAATCCCAGCGATCGGGTGTCGTCGTTGGATAGGTTTTAATGGCCTGTTCGAGCAGGGCTTGCTCCTCCTTGGTCCAGGTTTTGGATGCAGCACCGCCACCCGATGACCCATTTGTGGCTGGAACTGGGGCTGGTGCAGCAGCTGCGGGGGTTGCTGTAGCTGGAGACGTGCCATTCTGCTTGGTTGACTGATTGTTCGCCTTGTGATCTACTCCGTTCTGTTTCAAGTTCTCCTTGCTCGCCTGGGCCGTCGTCTCCTCGCCCAGGGTTATATCCTTACACGTCTGAACATCTTTCTTGGACTTCTCGAAACTGGCAAATGCCGCATCGTTGGCTTGGGTCTTCAGGGAGCTCTTCGAGTGATCTGTGTTCTGGAGCGCCTTCGCTTTGTTGAGCACATCCTTTGCAGTGACCAGAACAGTGTTATCTTGGCTATGCTGGTTGATGAACGTGGCTATGACATCCCAACGCTGCGCAGTGCCTGCGGGAAACAGATTAACCGCCTTGATAAGCAACTGCACGTTCTCATTACTCCAGAGCTCATTCTTCTTGACCTCCTTAACGCCTTTTGGCGTGACCGCTGAGGAGGCGAGCTTCTTGGCCTGTGTCTGGTTAATCTCCTCCAACTCGGCAGCTATCTTCTGCTCGGCCGTTTGCAGGGCAGCAAAAAACGACTCACGGCCCTTGCTTTCCATTGCCTTATTTAGAGCTTGCAGCTCTGCAAGATTGAAGGTCTCGCAAATCTTCTCGGTGCCCTCCATGTGCTTCAGCTGATCCTTGTCGTTCTTGGCATAATACTTGCAGTCCTTGACCTTGTCGCGCAGCGTTTTGCGCTCCTTCTTAAGCAGCTTTTTCTGCTGCTCGCGTTCGATGCGGATCTGCTCGATGCGTTTCTGCTCGGCCTTTTCAGCCTTCTCCTTGGCCAAAGCCGCTTCACGGATGGCTCGATCAGCTTCTGCCTTCTGGGCCTGGGCGGCGTCCATCTTGGCTCGCTTGGCAGCAGCCTTGCGATCCTTTTCCTCCTGCTTGAAGCGCTGAATGCGCTTATCATTGTTGTAGGCCAAATCGACGAGCGACCTGATGCGAGACATTTCCTCCTTCTTGCGCTTGATTCGAGCCGCCCTGTTCTCCTTTTCGATCCAGCGACGTTCGTCGCGGTCCTGGCCCTTCTCCTTGTCCTCTTCGTCCAAGTAGCTGAATTCCCGCCATGATTTAAAATCGTACCAGAAGTTGTAGAAGCGCTCCACTTCCTCGCGTTTGGCGTCCACCTGTCCGAAGGCGGGAACATGCGGCTTTTCGCTCCAGCGCCCGTTAAGTGTGAAGGATTTGTTGAATACGCCAAAGAAGTCGTTATCTATGTCGTTCTGTGAGGGCAGCGAGTCGTCAAACTCGGGATCCACTGAGTCAAAGCTGCGGCGCGGCTTGGATGTTCCTGGAATACAAGATGGAGTATTAGATGGTTTAACAGGAAATAGTTTAAAATCGACATATCTATTTTGTACAATTGTTTACAATTAGCCAAAGTGTTTATGACAATACAAATTCGGTTGTATAATAGTAAGTTACAATTTGGCATTTTGTTTAAAAGAATGTGAGAGCAAACAACTAGTCCTATTTTTagatatgcaaaaataaagCTTCTAAGTTCTGCGCCCTTAGACGAAGGCAACAGTACACAGTACACAATTAATTAGATGGAGTATAAATTAGTTGcagatattttaaaaacttaattgatatctaatttgaatattaataTCAACAGGATTGTATGGAATCAAATTTGATATAGCTTAAGCAACTGCTCTAAAAACGTATATCAAAGTATGCTTAGCTGTCGATTTGCATGAGCAATGCAAAGTCCGAAGGACACCCGACAAGGATCAGCAAGGACATTTTCTTGACACCCACCCAGTATCTCGTAAGCTTTGGTTATGCATGTGAAGTAGTCGTCGTCCTGAATGACTTCCTCGCCCTTGGCTTTCCGCTTATCGGGATGATGCAGCAGGACCATGCGCCTGTAAGCCCGTCGAATATCATCCTCGCTGGCCTCGTATCTAAAGGGTAATTTGGTCAGACAATACAGAATTAGTTGGGGAAGTCCCATCGATTGTTGATAGAAACGAACACATGGGAATGACCACCACGTGCTGCCGCCGCACTAACCGGAGCTTGCCCAAGCCAAGAATGGCGTAGTGATCCTGGTCCTTCCACTCCTTGGGATCCAGCGACTTCAGGTAGCTGATGTCCACCTCCTCGCCGACGCCCTCCAACTTCTCATCGCTTTCGCTGCGCTCCACGCCGCCGGGAGCTAGAAATTGGCGCCGTTGCGCAAAGTAAGCGAAGCCAACGCGCTCGATTTTACGGCGAACGACCTTGAGCGGCAGCTGCACCTCCACCGCCGTCGCTACCGTACCGCTCGTCATCTCTGGTCAGGTCTGCTGCTTAATGGGCATTCACCGCCACTCCTGTGGGTTCACGTTTACTCTAAATTTGGCAATCCGCTGCCTTCAAAACGTCGAAATCTAGTTAAGAATCACACTTTTCCGCAGCACCGCATGTGTTTCGACTAGAGGTGGTGAAACATCGATGCCATCATCGATTATGGCGCTTGTAAAATCGATATGTTTCCAACTCTATATTTGACCGATAACAGCAGTATCGCTGCTGCTTATTGGCAGTGCTGCCAGCTTCTATTGCTATAATCGAATGGCAACTATCGTCTTGGTTTGGCGCCAAAGTGTGACCATTCTTTAACGAATGgctttttatgatttatatatttagttaACCGTATTAACAAATTATTAATCCACGTTCATTACATAACGAATCCTACACTATAATGGGCCactaaaaaatgcaaatttaatacAATAGTTAAGAAAACGaatgtttatttaatattcatgTAAATGATAATTTGACGTAAATTCCAAAAACCATTAAGTTTCACCATTTGTTAGTTTTGCTTatcacatttatttataacgaattgtATAATTACAATTAAAGTGCTAAATAGGTGCTGGCTGTATAGTAACACACCTTATATTTGCCAAAATCCATTTCACATATAAGTAACACTTCACCGCCTCATTACATTTAGATGGtcgtaaaatatttaacacataAGTATGCTTACTTTATTTACATTTCCGCTCTTTGATCAGAAGAAACAGTTTGTACAAcgaatatttgattttctattTGATTACTGGCTGTTAAATTGACTACTAGTACTAGGAAACTAGTTGGTACACATTTTGGTTGAATTGAACAAAGCTAGTAGGTTCATTGGCATTTCGTACGGTTGGCTTTTTTGGGAAGATCCAAATGTCTTACTCTAAACAGATTTCAAACgcaaaaatacatataaacgACAGTTCTTAAGTTTAACGACTAGAAATGTGCTGAGATAAATGTAATTCTTGCAACTTCAAGTATGGTGATTTAAAAATTCTACTAAGTAGCTTCAGTGTCGTTCTCCACCATTTCATTTCAGTGTTAAGCCAACAAACTTGGAAACTTATGCCAGCGTAACTCCATTTGTATAAAATCgttccaaaaataaattcatcAGACACTCTATCGCCGTGAGATCGACTTAGACCCAGTGAATGCGCGTACTCGGCTATAACGCATCGTTGTGGCTCTTCGATATCGTCGTCTCTATCTGGTCGATCCGTCGGAACGAGGGCATATAGCTGGAGCTGGCCTGCGTGACGATCGAGTTGTTGGAGGAActctaaaaaattaaatgggaagaatatttcattatataGGATAGGTTCTAGAAAATAATCtttctaattaatttttgaaacaCTAAATATTGTACCTTTTTCTGTCTATATGAACGTCCCCGAACACGGGTTGTATTCCGCCGCACAGGATTGACCGTGGTGGACTTTTGTGACAACCGGACCGAGCTGAAGGTGCTTCCCCGATGTCCTCGACGGATTTGCGGAGAAGGAGTGCCCGTGGCTAAACATAAGaagtaaatattattaatatccTAAATAACCAAACTGGCACTTACGTGTTCCGGCAATGGCTGTGCTGCGTTTGCTCGCCTGAAGCATTCCGAAAACCACGGCACTGAAGGATCCATGATGGGAGGTCTGCCGCTGGAGATTCGGGGTTTGGGCCAGGGGAATCCCGGCTGGCATGCGAACCGGTGAGATCAGCTGGCTCTCCGATATTCCCTTGGGATGCACATAAAAGGTGGTCATCATGCCCTTGCCCTTCACAGCGATTTCACCACGTTTCTGTGGGATTAGGAAAGAAATGTATAACAATTCGGGATAGGTAACAAAAGACCCACATACCACACACGTGTAACCCCTGGAGCAAAGCAATTCCGCCGTGTTCTCCGGAACCTGTACTCGCCAGTTCTCGCCCGTGGAGTCCATTCGTGAGGCCACATTGACCGTATTGCCCCAGATATCGTAGACCGGCTTCCTGGCTCCAATCACTCCACTCACCAAAGGACCACTGCAGATTCCCACACGCAGCTGGAAGTTATTGAAGGCATCCCCATTGATCTCCTCCAGCTTTTGCTTCATGGCAAAGGCGAACTCCACTAGGTCGCAGACACTATCCTCGGAGGTCTCGCCGCGAAGTCTGAGATGCTCGTGATTTAGTCCCGCTGCCGCCATATAGGTGGCACCCACTGTTTTGATTTTCTCCACCGATGCGAATCGTGGCTCCTCCAGCAATTCATCAAAGTCACCTGGTTTAATTTGTGCCGTGCGGCATCATTAGACATTTGGAACCGGGAGACAATGCTTAATCAATCAACTTACAGATAATCTCATTGAGAATACGAATGCAGGCCTTGCCATTGTCGATGTCCTCGGAGTAAAAGTCCTGGAAGTTTGGAATGGAGGCGAACATCACGCCGCAGAGATTGTGCATCTTGGAGTAGAGCTCGTCCGTGTGCTCGTCGGATAGGTAATAGGTGGCCACATGGTCTGGTAGGATGTTCTGCAATCAAATGATTTAATTAATGACAAATGGCGAGGAAGGAGCAGGTAGACTAAAGTAGAATTGGGTTACATTTTCCCCTTCATATTTCATGGTTATGATCCCCTTTTGTGGCCCTGTGTATCCAAATCTCTTACCTTAATTAATGTGTCATTAAGCGCGCGATTGGATTTCATGTTGGTCAGTTCACGCTCGGCTTGTTCCTTCCATATGAAGTCCAGACGCGAGGTTACCTGGGGAAATCCGAATGAGTGATGGGTCGAAAGCTTTGGTGACACCTCCTCTTACCTCCACCAATCTAGCATGGTAGCAGACCATCACCAGGAAGGATATTAGCAGTATCAGCATTTGGACCCCAAGCGGCATGCCCAGTCTGGAGAGCTCCACCAAACTGAAGCTATCGCCGGAGCCGAACTTCATCATGATCAGCGTGGTGTAGAATGCCACCATGGACAAGGCCATCAGGGCCTTGACCAGGTAGTACAGCTTCAAAGCGGTGGCCAAGGACACCAGGCAGAGCACCCAGGTGAACACCAAGTACTCCGGATGGGCACAGTGCCCCTCAACATCCGTGTAACTTTGCATCACCGAAGCATCTGAATAGCTGAGGTTACTAAGGGAAACACTGTGCCCATTTGTGGTCAGTGTATAGGGCCGATGGGACTGCGGCAGGGAAGGAGTCAGATTCAAAGTGAGCGCATTGAGCGTGCTCCTCACGAACTCGTCGGAGGGACCACTACTTGTGATATCCACCAGGGGAGTGGGCCTTCCACTGGCCGGTGTGCTAATTGTGATATTGTGATGGATGGTGGCCGACAGATAGACATTCAGCCTGAACTCCTTCTCCGTCATGGAGGTGTTGCTGTATGGCGAAACCATGCGCTGGAATCGTGAGTGCTCGTCGGCGGTGCCTATGTAGGTGGACGAAGGACACAGGACCAGTCCGATGGCACTCAGCATGCACATGGACACGATGACGCCGCAAATGAATAGAGTGCGACGCTGCCGTTGCTGTACCAATTTCGCAGAGTTCGTCTTCAGGCAGCGGGGCAAACCTAGGGAATAATGGTTGAGCGTTTAGGCCTGAGGTATTGTAGACTGAACTTGAGTATGTAGTTTTATGATTTTCATAATACTCTGATTTAATTGTATTCATGCTCACCTGGAAACTCCTCGGCCATGACCAGGACGCAACAAAAAGTTAGAATTACCGTGCCCACCGAGAGACAAATAATGAGACGCGTGCAGCGTGGAATGATGATGACCTGGCACAGCACCATAAATATCCAGatgacaaacacacacagcatATTGGATCTGAATGGAGTAGATGGGGACGGTACCACATGGCAGGGGGAGAAATCAATTAACAACAGTTCATTAATTAAGAGAGTCCTGgcctttgtttgttttctattAACAGGCCTGCACACGCACCGGAACATATCCTCCCGCAACTGGCAGAACTTCTGCTCCTGGCTCTTGTCCTTGAACTTGAGGGTCCAGGGATCTAGGTACTCGCGTCGGATTTCCTTATTCGAATTGATTTGAATGTTCTGCTCGATGAACTCGTCGATCTGCATTTCGAGGAATCGGGTTGTAGAATCGGTGAACTGCAAGTTGACTACACTTACCTCCTCATCCAGAACCGCCAC
Encoded proteins:
- the LOC6616397 gene encoding islet cell autoantigen 1 yields the protein MLKSEVQHQFWITKKVVQRKLGTKEDKHIISSDAELDSKIEVFKSISDTSLNLCKIIDQYQERLCILSQEECVFGRFLKEAGKRSRTTGGSIAHTAKAVSFAGQQRMCVRVPLLRLQHEVDVFRCRAVKDTEQTLQTMEKERTEYRAALSWMKSASQELDPDTGKGLDKFRTAQAHVRVAKHNFDGYSMDSIQKIDLLAAARCNMYSHALVAYVTELKNFAQKAASTFQTISKALIIKPKYDFCVLKELSQNEGPTEEVPPIEAVDKDQSLFFANEYQDKLETQPETKESNEDKTSAPPTACGDNESLLIELSKQLEDSPLIDAPLDEDIPAQNSSNKLWSRLFSQQNQQPIPSQVAKDSKASGGGATPVPSKSQSTNNPWLDLFADLDPLANPQAFDLKLSGGRSVAEQT
- the LOC6616398 gene encoding dnaJ homolog subfamily C member 2, encoding MTSGTVATAVEVQLPLKVVRRKIERVGFAYFAQRRQFLAPGGVERSESDEKLEGVGEEVDISYLKSLDPKEWKDQDHYAILGLGKLRYEASEDDIRRAYRRMVLLHHPDKRKAKGEEVIQDDDYFTCITKAYEILGTSKPRRSFDSVDPEFDDSLPSQNDIDNDFFGVFNKSFTLNGRWSEKPHVPAFGQVDAKREEVERFYNFWYDFKSWREFSYLDEEDKEKGQDRDERRWIEKENRAARIKRKKEEMSRIRSLVDLAYNNDKRIQRFKQEEKDRKAAAKRAKMDAAQAQKAEADRAIREAALAKEKAEKAEQKRIEQIRIEREQQKKLLKKERKTLRDKVKDCKYYAKNDKDQLKHMEGTEKICETFNLAELQALNKAMESKGRESFFAALQTAEQKIAAELEEINQTQAKKLASSAVTPKGVKEVKKNELWSNENVQLLIKAVNLFPAGTAQRWDVIATFINQHSQDNTVLVTAKDVLNKAKALQNTDHSKSSLKTQANDAAFASFEKSKKDVQTCKDITLGEETTAQASKENLKQNGVDHKANNQSTKQNGTSPATATPAAAAPAPVPATNGSSGGGAASKTWTKEEQALLEQAIKTYPTTTPDRWDCIAACIPNRSKKDCLRRVKELVELVNSKKEAQAAVK